In Haliscomenobacter hydrossis DSM 1100, the DNA window CCGTTATTTTAGGTAGAGAGGATGCAAACTTTGCTGTATATTTTAACAATATTGGTCTGTGCTACGATTCAAAAGGGGAATATGAAAGTGCCGTAAAATACTATAATCGAGCGATTAAAATTAATCTAACTTTTTCAGGTAACGACTACTCAAAATTAGCGCACAATTATAATAATCTGGGAACTAGTTACCTGAGTAAAGGAGAGATTGACACCTCGATTAGCTGTTTAGAAAAAGCATTAACATATGCACTTAGTGCTTATGAAGGTAAACATTTGGTTGTAGCGAACACTTACAATAGCTTAGGCTCTGCCTGGCAAAAGAATGGTAATTATGAGAGAGCAAAAGAATTTCTAGGAAAATCGATACAGATTATTTCTCAAATTTTTGGAGATAGGCACCCTGATTTAGCTGTACAATATAACAATATCGGGACAGTCCTGGAAGAACAAGGTCAATATGATAAAGCTATCTTTTTTTATGAAAGAGCACTTGAAATTGACTCTCAGTTTTTAGGAATGAAACATCACCATGTGGCTATTCGGTACAATAATTTAGGGATGGCTTGGGCGCAAAAAGCTGATTACCAAAAAGCTATGGCCTTTGTTAAAAAAGCACTGAATATTGACTCTGTTGCCTTAGGTTATGAGCATCATCAACTGGCTAAATATTATGACAATCTTGGTAGCATATTTGTTGATTTGGGAATCTACGATTCTGCAATTATTATGCACAAGAAAGCTTTACTTATTGATCTCTCTGCTTTTGGAGAGAATCATTCAAATGTAGGTACCAGATATAATAATCTTGGCCTAGCCTTTCAACACTTAGGCCAACTTGATAAAGCTCTTGATTTTTATGAAAAGGCCTTGTCAATTTTGGAAAATAAACACGCAGATCAGCATCCTGATTTAGCAGCATGTTTTACTAATATAGGCTCTGTCTGGCAGGAAAGAGGCGATTTCAATAGAGCATTAGGTTTATTTGAAAAGTCATTACAAATAGCAGTCAAATTTTTTGGAGATAAACACCCGCGTACTGCTATTGCCTTAGAAAAACTGGGTTTGATTTATAAAGATAAAGGTGATTATGATAAAGCGTTATCTTATTATAACCAAGCTTTCCTAATTGATTCTGTTGCTCTAGGAATGGAACATCCTGTAATTGCTGATCTCTACTATAAAATTGGTTCAGTTTGGCAATATAAAAAATTTAGTACCTTCTCAATTAAGTTCTTAGAAAAGGCATTGACCATTAACTTGAAAGTGTTTGGAAAATCGCATGTCGAGGTAGCAAAGTGTTATCATACTTTAGGTTTGGTTCGGTTTGACCTAACAGAGTATGATTTAGCAATTCTTGCTTTTGAACAATGTAAAGCTATCTTATCAAGCAATGACCCCCACTTTTTAAGTACAATTCAGATGCTTGCTCAAGCAGCGAATGCAAGAGGAATGCAATTCTCAAGCATAGGTCAATATGCATCTGCGCTACCTTATCTGCAAAAGAGTTTAGAGGACATAGAAAAATTGAAAGACTGGCCACTATCAGTAATTTTTTACTACAACTTAGGGTTTATTTATAAAAGCCTTAGAGATTTTGAGAACGGAATATTCTATTTAGACAAAGGGCTAACAAGCGCAAGTGAAATTTTCCAACAAACTACTGGTGAGATTGTAAATAACCCCGAATGGATTGCTCAAATCGATCAGAATAAAAGAGTGTCAAGGTTAATGAAATTTCACAAAATCAGTTGCTTAGTTGAGGTAAGAAGAAAAAAAGAGGCTAAAACTTTAAGCACTAAACTGTATTTAGAAGCAATGGAAGCAAAGGATGATGACATTTTGCAAGGCTTAAAAAGAGAAGGATGGATTAAAAAGTCAAGAATTTAAACTTAAGTATAGAGTACATGGCTAGTAAACAATATACTGTTTAATACTCAAATGGATGCTGTCGTAAGTAAACAGCAGGTTTGGGCAAAACTATTTCTAATGACTTTAATTTTAGCCTGGAAGGACAAGCGGAATGTTTTAGTTGTTGCAGACACAGCCGTGACTCGAAC includes these proteins:
- a CDS encoding tetratricopeptide repeat protein; translated protein: MKLKIVLFFLLNSLIGLAQVKTTGEQSPAVIAKNFSAVYGVRTDAILEILNVFEESGLSAIERKNRTEEILKTYQKTPERKQGGSYLSETSKKELGIFTHNSKIIDALNWDLFAQKKYLSVSTSGINSPAVNAAGGEVNIWYGVPPKVLQVLAETLEKNKIALIDFEDRLKELVKKYEALKTEFDSYGKTDPIIKEAERLLNEGNIFDAEKLIDSDYGTSKRRQAYKGYLLGKTKELLLKYDSASIGLRDAVFLEPDNSKYLIALARLESVLAHYDDALLYYEKALEIEERINANRPEWYSFLYSDIGNVRRLKGDYNLGIEYLKKAIAIDSVILGREDANFAVYFNNIGLCYDSKGEYESAVKYYNRAIKINLTFSGNDYSKLAHNYNNLGTSYLSKGEIDTSISCLEKALTYALSAYEGKHLVVANTYNSLGSAWQKNGNYERAKEFLGKSIQIISQIFGDRHPDLAVQYNNIGTVLEEQGQYDKAIFFYERALEIDSQFLGMKHHHVAIRYNNLGMAWAQKADYQKAMAFVKKALNIDSVALGYEHHQLAKYYDNLGSIFVDLGIYDSAIIMHKKALLIDLSAFGENHSNVGTRYNNLGLAFQHLGQLDKALDFYEKALSILENKHADQHPDLAACFTNIGSVWQERGDFNRALGLFEKSLQIAVKFFGDKHPRTAIALEKLGLIYKDKGDYDKALSYYNQAFLIDSVALGMEHPVIADLYYKIGSVWQYKKFSTFSIKFLEKALTINLKVFGKSHVEVAKCYHTLGLVRFDLTEYDLAILAFEQCKAILSSNDPHFLSTIQMLAQAANARGMQFSSIGQYASALPYLQKSLEDIEKLKDWPLSVIFYYNLGFIYKSLRDFENGIFYLDKGLTSASEIFQQTTGEIVNNPEWIAQIDQNKRVSRLMKFHKISCLVEVRRKKEAKTLSTKLYLEAMEAKDDDILQGLKREGWIKKSRI